One region of Candidatus Bathyarchaeia archaeon genomic DNA includes:
- a CDS encoding SAM-dependent chlorinase/fluorinase codes for TRRNFFVGPDNGLLWMASKADGIEGIFSIENEAYFLRGRARTFEGRDIFAPVAAHLASGVPPEEFGRKKESMVELDLGQAKVGEGIIECEVIYVDDFGNAITNLEGWRAEELIGIDNLANLKIGSVEKSVRFGRTYASVEEGDALLLVGSHGNLEVAIRGGSASAKLGIKRGDRIRIKWTS; via the coding sequence GACGAGGAGGAATTTCTTCGTCGGGCCCGATAACGGCCTCCTTTGGATGGCCTCCAAGGCGGATGGCATCGAGGGGATTTTCAGCATAGAGAACGAGGCCTATTTTTTAAGGGGGAGGGCTCGAACCTTCGAGGGGAGGGACATATTCGCCCCAGTGGCCGCCCACTTGGCCTCGGGGGTCCCTCCCGAAGAGTTCGGGAGGAAGAAGGAAAGCATGGTGGAGTTGGATCTAGGCCAAGCGAAGGTTGGTGAAGGGATCATTGAATGTGAGGTGATATATGTGGACGATTTCGGGAACGCTATAACCAATCTTGAGGGGTGGAGGGCGGAGGAGTTGATCGGGATCGATAACCTCGCCAACCTTAAGATTGGATCGGTTGAGAAAAGCGTTAGGTTCGGCAGAACCTACGCTAGTGTGGAGGAGGGGGATGCGCTATTGCTCGTGGGCAGCCATGGAAACCTCGAGGTAGCCATTCGGGGTGGGAGCGCCTCCGCTAAGTTGGGGATAAAGAGGGGGGATAGGATAAGAATCAAATGGACCTCCTAA